The Haloplanus sp. GDY1 genomic sequence CGGGGTGGTCTCGGTAGAGCCTGTTCACCCGCCGCTCGTACTCACACCACTCGTCCACGTCCACGTCGTGTTCGGGAATCCACGCCGTCTCGGCCGCGACACACAGCCCGTCGTACCCCTGTTCGACCGCCTCGTCGATCAGTCGCTCGAACCCCTCGATGGTGGCCTCCACGCCGAACTCGCCCCCCCGGAGATACACCCGCTCCGCGGAACGGACGGAGACGTCGGTGGAATCGACGCCGACGTCCGACAGCGCGTCGACGAGGGTGCCGTCCCGCCCGTCGGCTGTGACGTAGAGACACTTCCTGTTCGAATCGAGTGCCCGTCGGAAGTACGGACCGAGCGAGTCGGCCAGTTCGGACGCCGACTCGTAGACGAGAGTCGAGTGCTCGTGCGTGTGGTGTTCGGTAGCCATCCAAATGATACGAAGTTGTCATCTCTCGCGTCCCCGTGCCGCCGAGTCCGCGAGGTACCGAGTGTACTCGACGGCCGGACAGGAACGCTTGGGTTTACACTTGAACACTTCAAGTGTGATCGGGGCGTCGTCCGCCCGGAGCGGTTCGGTCGCTACTGTCACTCGGTGGAAAGGATCGTCCGCCGTATCAGGTTGGAGACGCCCCGGCGGAGGCGCCCGCTCACCGCCGTCGGGGAGAGGTCCATCTCCGCGGCCAGTTCCTCGACGGTCAGCTTCCGGGGCTCCTCGAAGTGTCCCTCCTCCTCGGCACGGATCAGCGTCCGTCGCTGGACCGGGGTCAGCCCGTAGTCCTCCTCGGTCGGCCGCCTCAACGAGTGGACGTACTGGAGTTCGAACGACAGTCCGAGTTCCGAGCAGCGGTCCGAGAACGCCGTCAGGGAGTCGCGCTCGTCGAACACGATTTCGAACTCCCAGTGATCCTCGCCCGCGGCGCTCCTGAGCAGCGCGTCGCTGGCGCGGACGGCGCTCAGGAGGCCGCGACCCGTGGGCCGCCACTCGGTGCGGTACAGGCGGCTGCGTTCGAGGGCGTCCACCTCGGAGAGGTCACGTATCGCCGGCTCCCCGCGTACGGCGTCTTCGAAGCCGTCGAACGACGACCCCCGGACCCAGCAGTAGGGTACGACCCCGGCCCGCGACGGGACGTTGCAGACGAACTCGATGCGCTCGACGCCGTCACGCCGTAACGCGTCGCCCAGGGCGAACGCCTCCGGGGGGAAGGCGAACTCCGCCACCAGACCCATATCGGCTGTATGGGTGAACGGGCGGAAGTGCTTTCGGGCCGTTCGGTAGCGGTTAGATACGTTGGTTCCACGCGACGGCGAACGCTCGGAATCGGTGTTCGGCGATACTCGGTCGGCGTGACTAACCGTACGTGAACATCGGTTAGTCCGTCGTTTTACGGAAGGGACGTAGTATCGGCATCGACGACGGCGTAGTTCGAGTCGTGCGCGGACACGACCGTCGGCGCCGAGGGAACTGTCAGAACGACATGATTTCTGCCGAGGGATATTCGCATATGCGTTTTTTGGCCGATAAAAACTCTCTACGTGGATTTTAGGCTCGTAAAACAACACAGATTTATTACATATCCGTCCGTAGTGGCTCGTGTATGAGCGCTCAAAGCCTCGAACGACGGACGCGGAACTACCTGAGCAACAACGTCCCGCAGATTCAGGAACACGGTGGCCACTTCGAGATCGAGGACGTCGATCACGAGACCGGCGAGGTGACCGTCGCCATCGGCGGCGCCTGTTCCGGTTGCGGGATCGCTCCGATGACGATGAAGGCCATCGAGCGGCGACTCCCGGACGAACTCGACGAGGTGTCGTCGGTGACGGTTCGGCGGGCGGGCGGACCGCGTGCCGCCGTCATGCCGGACAAGACCGACGAGATGGAGGAGATGGACGAGTACGAGGACTACTCGCCGCCGTTCTGAGCGGTCGCTCCCGATCCCTTCGGCGGACCACGCACCCGGCCGTGGATCCGTCGCGACGTTTTTAGGCTAGCCGAAAAACCTATTCCGGTTTAGGTAGGCCCCATTCAGTATGGCCGGAGTAGTCACGGCGAGGCGCATCGCGCGCTGTCACACGACGGATCGGGGGCTGGCGCCCGGGGTGGATTCGTGGCCATGACCGGGCCACGTCGCCGACGGGCGCGGCTATGGGCGGGGCTCTACGTCGGCGTGTTCGACGTGGGGCGTGAGGATGTGGACGACGAGGGGACGGCCTCGGACCGGAACGGGGAGCGGGAGTAGCGCCCGGTCGATGAGTGGCGCCGCCCGGTACCTCCTCGCGCTCTATATCGTCGAACAGCGACGCGATCCCCCGGTCTCCTCCGGCGACGTCGCCGACCTCGTCGGCCGGTCACAGGCGACGGCGACCCAGATGCTTCAGGGGCTCGCAGCCGACGGACTGGTCACCTACGAACCGTACGAGGGCGCGGCGCTCACCGAGGCAGGACGCGACCGCGCGGCCGACCTCCACGAGACCTACGTCACCCTCTCGTGGTTCTTTCGGGACGTTCTGGACCTGGAGGACTACGAGGCCGAGGCGATGGAGATGGCCGGGCTGATCGACCCGGAGGTCGCGAACCGGCTCACGGCCTTGCTTCCCTACGAGGCCGAGTCGACGTCGGTGTCGACCGACGACGGGTGAGCGGACCGGTGGCGTGGTCGTCCCCGGTCGGCGTCACCGGCCGACGGCCCGGAGCACTCGATGCCTCAGCGAGGCACGTATCGACACGCCTCGTCGCGGCCGTCCTCGCAGAGTCGTTCGAGCGTCTCACAGGCCCGGTCGTTTCCGTCGCTGCACTCGTCGCGGAGTAGCGCCATGTCCTCTCGTTTCATCCGTGTTTCCTCGTGCACTGGTAACGCGTACCACTGGATTCATAATTAGTGATGAGGCAACGCTCGCCAGTGTCGGTGACGGGGACGCCGCTCCGTGGGAGAACGGGTACGAATGTGGACGACGGGATTGCCCGGCGTTCCGGGTCGGGGAGTCCCAGTCGCCTCCTCCACCCCGCGATCCTTCGAGCGACCGGCGTCCGGCGATGGGCTGCTCGCTTCCGCGCCTGACCCGGTGCCGCCGACGAACCACGACGGAGCGTCCCTGCAGACGCGCGCCGTGGACCGCTGTCCCCGAAGGACGAGGCTTCCACGTTGGCTTCCGGGGCCCGATCCGGTCTGACCGGACGCCCCCGGGTTCGGTCCCCGCTGAAGACCGTAGTGCGGGCGGAGGAGCAGGGCCTAACTGCCCGACCTAGTCCGTCCGATCCTATGCCGGTTCCTCTTAAGGGCCTTTCGACTCCGGGTCCTCGAGGGCCGTCGGTCGGTCAGGCCAGCGTGGCCCGAGCGTAGAGTGCGGCCGCGGCGGCGACGACCCCCGCGGCGGCGACGACGACCCACCGGAAGTCCCTGATCCACGACGCCGGGAAGCCAAAGAGGGGATCGAGTGGTGCCATGAACGCCCACGAGAGCGCGACGAGGAGAGCGACGACGCCGAGAGGGACGGCGATGCCGGCCGCGGTCGTCGGATCGGTTCGGCCGCGAGCGCCCGCGAGGAAGACGACGATGCCCACGAGCGCGAACGCGAGGACGGCGCCGACGCCGAGGGGGCCGCTCGTGTAGTACTGGGCCAGTTCCGCCCCCCACCCCGGGAAGAGGGCGAACGGGAGGGCGAGTGCGACGACGACGGCGAGGCAGCCGGCGATGCCAAGCGCGGGGGCGGCCTGCTCGGTGCGCATGTCGGCTCCTGTCGCCGCCGCCGGGTTAAATCGCTCGTATCGTCGCCGCGGGATGAGCAAGGAATTTAGTCGCACGCGTTCACTGTCCACCAACGTGACCGACATCCACGCCAACCAGCGCGTCGCCATGCTCGCGGACGCGCAGAACCTCTATCACTCCGCTCAGAGCCTCTACTCTCGGAACATCGACTACTCGGCGCTGCTCTCGAAGGGCGTCGCCGACCGCGAACTCGTCCGGGCCATCGCCTACGTCATCCGCGCGGATTCGCCCGAGGAGGAACGGTTCTTCGAGGCGCTGGAGGACATCGGCTTCGAGCGGAAGATCAAGGACATCAAGACGTTCGGCGACGGGACGAAGAAGGCCGACTGGGACGTCGGCATCAGCCTCGACGCCGTCACGCTCGCGAACCACGTCGACGTGGTCGTGCTTTGTACCGGCGACGGCGACTTCTCCCGGCTCTGCTCGCACCTCCGCCACGAGGGCGTTCGCGTCGAGGTGATGGCCTTCGGCTCCTCGACGGCGGACGAACTCGTCGACGCCGCCGACTCCTTCATGGATCTCTCCGAACGAGAGGAGACGTTCCTGCTGTAGCCTACCACTCGTCGTCGAGGACTCGCTCCTCGACCGACCGTCCGTTCCGGCGGTAGAACGCGGTGGCGTAGGTCAGCCGGAAGGCGACGAACGCCGCCGTCGCCGCCACCGAGACGAGCGAGAGCGCCACCACCTCCGGCGTCGAGAGGCCGAGCCCCGGCCCGGCACCGCTCGCGAGGGCGTCGGCCAACTGCGGCGTGCCACCGCTGCCGTTCGCGGCGCCGCCCCCGGGGGTCATCCCCCCGCCGATCGGCCCCGGAGCGTCGCCCGCCGACCCGGGGTCGGTGGTGGCGAACTGGTAGGCCGCGACGCCCGCCACCGGGAGGGACGCGAGGCCGCCGAGCAGGACCGTCACGACGGAGAACCCGAGCGTACTGACCAGGTTCGAGCGCACGAAGCCGACGCTCTCGGTGACGGCGTCGACGGGACCGGCGTCCTCGACGACGACGACGACGGGGTAGAACTGGACGAGAAAGAGGACGGCGACGTACGCGAGCAAGGCCAGGAGGAGGACGCCGCCGCCGACGAGGGCGGCGGGGCCGGCGCTTCCGACCCCCACCAGGAGGAGCAAGGCGAGGATCACGAAGACGACGCCGAAGGCCAGTTTGATGCCCAACTCGAGGAGCGTGGCGAGGAGCAGGTCGACGTACCGAGCCTTCCCGACGGCGGTGCCGGACCCCAGCGACGTCTCGCCGTCGAGGGCCTCCCGGGCCATCCCGACGACGCTCGCGACGACGAAGGGCGTGACGAAGAACGTCACCACCTGGATCAGCGCCGGGGCCAGCGGAACGCCGGCCAACTGGAGCGCTCGCTGGGGCAACACCACGAGGCCGTAGAGCAACCCCCCGACGA encodes the following:
- a CDS encoding helix-turn-helix domain-containing protein, whose translation is MGLVAEFAFPPEAFALGDALRRDGVERIEFVCNVPSRAGVVPYCWVRGSSFDGFEDAVRGEPAIRDLSEVDALERSRLYRTEWRPTGRGLLSAVRASDALLRSAAGEDHWEFEIVFDERDSLTAFSDRCSELGLSFELQYVHSLRRPTEEDYGLTPVQRRTLIRAEEEGHFEEPRKLTVEELAAEMDLSPTAVSGRLRRGVSNLIRRTILSTE
- a CDS encoding NifU family protein — encoded protein: MSAQSLERRTRNYLSNNVPQIQEHGGHFEIEDVDHETGEVTVAIGGACSGCGIAPMTMKAIERRLPDELDEVSSVTVRRAGGPRAAVMPDKTDEMEEMDEYEDYSPPF
- a CDS encoding metal-dependent transcriptional regulator — protein: MSGAARYLLALYIVEQRRDPPVSSGDVADLVGRSQATATQMLQGLAADGLVTYEPYEGAALTEAGRDRAADLHETYVTLSWFFRDVLDLEDYEAEAMEMAGLIDPEVANRLTALLPYEAESTSVSTDDG
- a CDS encoding DUF7548 family protein, giving the protein MRTEQAAPALGIAGCLAVVVALALPFALFPGWGAELAQYYTSGPLGVGAVLAFALVGIVVFLAGARGRTDPTTAAGIAVPLGVVALLVALSWAFMAPLDPLFGFPASWIRDFRWVVVAAAGVVAAAAALYARATLA
- a CDS encoding NYN domain-containing protein, which gives rise to MTDIHANQRVAMLADAQNLYHSAQSLYSRNIDYSALLSKGVADRELVRAIAYVIRADSPEEERFFEALEDIGFERKIKDIKTFGDGTKKADWDVGISLDAVTLANHVDVVVLCTGDGDFSRLCSHLRHEGVRVEVMAFGSSTADELVDAADSFMDLSEREETFLL